A genomic stretch from Falco cherrug isolate bFalChe1 chromosome 3, bFalChe1.pri, whole genome shotgun sequence includes:
- the LOC129735666 gene encoding proline-rich protein 18-like isoform X1, producing MPAGSQTPHHVDPGRCPAAGPPCHTPALAPHKQRGPQHPSCSPQKAITPMTRKETCSVCVPLPSYFYCDRPAPPPSSPPAPQGATSQGCRRSPPRPPPPGAGRQRRARASLEPLDCLLRLPTASVPGEVSKASDPRTGMRKASSKQSQLPAPAQGGRQGESSRPHGTARHGTARHGTARHGCVHADARPRCVLPRWAAARLGRDESGPLALSCLQHRRPSQQAPRPPCPPPRLPPSLFFWQPPDTVLSCMGAVPEGCFTPCPTARCASSVANGPLGQGTAQWQRQAPTLASATIPRCPEGSQLVTAGTGMAKPVLGGMAGSQAALCPASVQSPRAQARARGCLGLSQPGEQVNLGLPDTWNKIAIP from the coding sequence ATGCCTGCTGGCTCCCAGACCCCTCACCACGTGGATCCTGGACGATGCCCCGCTGCCGGCCCCCCCTGCCACACCCCAGCGCTGGCACCCCATAAGCAGAGGGGACCgcagcatccctcctgctcACCCCAGAAAGCGATCACTCCCATGACCCGCAAGGAGACCTGCTCGGTGTGTGTCCCCCTTCCCAGTTATTTTTACTGTGACCGCCCAGCACCACCCCCAAGctcccctccagcaccccaggggGCCACCTCCCAGGGTTGTCGTCGGtcccccccccgtccccccccccccggtgctggcaggcagcgcCGGGCACGGGCGTCATTGGAGCCCTTGGATTGTTTGTTACGGCTCCCAACTGCCTCCGTCCCCGGAGAGGTTTCGAAGGCGAGTGACCCACGAACTGGAATGCGCAAAGCCTCCAGCAAACAGAGCCAGCTGCCTGCGCCCGCGCAGGGGGGGCggcaaggggagagcagccGGCCTCACGGCACTgcacggcatggcacagcacggcacggcacagcacggcatgGCTGTGTGCACGCGGATGCACGGCCCCGATGCGTTCTCCCAAGGTGGGCAGCCGCTCGGCTGGGGCGAGATGAGAGCGGTCCACTGGCCTTGTCATGTCTCCAGCACCGCCGGCCATCGCAACAGGCCCCCAGACCCCCATGTCCACCTCCCCgcctccctcccagcctgttTTTTTGGCAACCTCCCGACACGGTGCTGAGCTGCATGGGAGCTGTGCCAGAAGGATGCTTCACCCCTTGCCCAACTGCAAGATGTGCATCCTCGGTGGCCAATGGACCTCTAGGACAGGGAACAGCACAGTGGCAGCGCCAGGCCCCCACCTTGGCCAGTGCCACCATCCCCAGGTGCCCGGAGGGCTCCCAGCTGGTGACTGCAGGAACAGGCATGGCCAAGCCTGTCCTGGGGGGCATGGCGGGGTCtcaggcagctctgtgcccaGCGAGTGTGCAAAGCCCCCGCGCCCAAGCGCGTGCACGTGGGTGTCTGGGTTTGTCACAGCCTGGTGAGCAAGTTAATCTCGGGCTCCCTGACACGTGGAATAAAATCGCGATCCCGTAA
- the LOC129735666 gene encoding uncharacterized protein LOC129735666 isoform X2, producing the protein MTPAPRPPPAPPCSCRNPGVRAPGRQPAPPSCLHLPPCLPCLHHERPGLALALSTRIPSPARTGLTPQARTFPWHVTATLELCRGHSAPNFPVLSGDARGGAGGDGWEDFFPPFIYLLGGFFLLAGDKGSLCAQPQGSEGAGSAGTRWQCQASRAGGSGWPVSSAHRWLFRLSRALDLNLLLIHGSCSPSAAQLKARRRRRRRRMKAGGGGDDDQGQLRTGGRVVPEGPHPGFGSRASGGGSGGREGGGKNLPRFNLQRRLPAPACCTHQGWGNRPTGLDAPADHFLGEGPWRRKLQRLESFDCDSTAGWGSALPAPGTWGHLAARHRHPASASAALLAPVPPARDAAG; encoded by the exons ATGACACCAGCTCCCCGGCCTCCTCCCGCTCCACCCTGTTCCTGCAGGAACCCAGGAGTCCGGGCTCCGGGCAGGCAGCCAGcgcctccctcctgcctgcacctcccgccctgcctcccctgcctgcaccacgAGCGCCCGGGGCTGGCTCTGGCCCTCAGCACCCgcatccccagcccagctcGCACCGGCCTCACTCCCCAGGCGCGCACCTTCCCATGGCATGTCACGGCGACCTTGGAGCTGTGCCGCGGCCACTCCGCGCCAAACTTCCCTGTACTCAGCGGCGATGCCCGTGGCGGAGCTGGGGGTGATGGATGggaggattttttccccccgtttatttatttgttgggtggtttttttctccttgctggagaCAAAGGCAGCCTGTGCGCCCAGCCACAGGGTTCGGAGGGTGCTGGCAGTGCCGGGACCCGGTGGCAGTGCCAGGCCAGCCGCGCCGGGGGCTCTGGGTGGCCAGTTTCCTCCGCACACAGATGGCTGTTTCGACTCAGTCGAGCGCTTGACCTAAATCTCCTCCTGATCCACGGGAGCTGCAGTCCCTCGGCAGCACAGCTCaaggcgaggaggaggaggaggaggaggaggatgaaggcggggggggggggggacgacgaccAGGGCCAGCTGCGGACCGGCGGGAGGGTCGTGCCGGAGGGCCCCCACCCCGGGTTTGGCAGCAGGGCCAGCGGAGGCGGcagtggagggagggaaggggggggaaaaaatctccCACGCTTCAACCTCCAGCGCCGGCTGCCCGCGCCTGCGTGCTGCAcccaccagggctggggcaaCCGCCCCACCGGGCTCGACGCCCCGGCAGACCACTTCCTCGGAGAGGGGCCCTGGCGGAGGAAGCTCCAACGGCTTGAAAGTTTCGACTGTGACTCAACTGCTGGCTGGG GCTCCgcgctcccagccccagggacatggggacatctCGCCGCCCGGCACCGACACCCGGCCAGCGCCTCTGCAGCACTCCTGGCTCCAGTCCCCCCCGCCCGGGATGCAGCGGGGTGA
- the AHDC1 gene encoding LOW QUALITY PROTEIN: transcription factor Gibbin (The sequence of the model RefSeq protein was modified relative to this genomic sequence to represent the inferred CDS: deleted 1 base in 1 codon): MLAVPLTAERSGAAVPAAHGEERGAGRASPPAPLPPSYPSPHKAGSGRRWRAVAEGSGTPAAGQEAAPPDGRSLPKRAGSEGLGAQQPADGSSVACQPVALENGASPPAEWFPRAQGSGPRQPGSDGDGRSFRVNLHCKHPRPRELKCNSRSSSKAEGPGLTFPDPHVSNCSAKRHAGEEEVRMRVKPPGPVVTTSVVRGSPDYVREPKFYPPGHPVQRPPACPAEKALSCSVLSFPEGSCPTLSREHQAGSLLHGDPADRCQSLHGGTKAAEDLLGCAGEPRILGGSAEEAAACDRAPKTFPNATLASGRCNIDSILALLRSKCGNGHINLHPVVQLIDIMKDLNRLSEDLKSSGVHLDCGSLRGGGGGGHEDSRLLPADRDLQYSFFSSPSLANSIRSPEERGVLCKTEPSRHPRPPARDGEADGGGGSAPQPPGHSGGVGGSSKAPAEEAGCSQPDAGDYSDLAEADILNELASLACPGTQLLESQAMEPQPQLLPAQELDSQSRLLDSQSLESQPQLLDSQSLEPLPESLELQNLEPLGLQSLEPLSESLELQSLEPLSESLELQSLEPLAEPLGLQTLEPLPGALEPPLLPAEPSLLEPQTLGPVSELLEAQPGAGDPLRPHGLQPRLGGCPLGSVVKRGPCGGRGAGRCGEDHRKYALRRTDKPKMLCRRRRAGRGRRADVTPESRVLSPLALPAEVPPGPEEPSTPLLAPPPPPPSTLDPDEVPKPPATGKKSKCRGVRKMVVKMAKIPVSLGRRNKTTYKVSSLSSNLNLEGKELAASSSMEPTPLLKMKNNGRNVVVVFPPGEMPIILKRKRGRPPKNLLLGQAKPKEPTPEVKKRRRRKQKLASPQPSYIADTNDSKADYSDVLAKLAFLNRQSQSSGRCSPPRCWTPSEPESIHQAPDTQSISHFLHRVQGFRRRGGKAGGFGGRGGGHAARAARCSFSDFFEGIGKKKKAPAALHADPVHPRKRGRPEPDPVGKPKRKRRARKNGALFPEPNPGQSFGDSAAEWAGGEKGSPWAPHHGHPGGQAGRNGGYQGAEARPFHAAGLESGSSSRANFYAGSAPSSQTEAGLERHSLFTGYFRSLLDSDDSSDLLDFALSASRSESRKSAAAYTAPPAALPGQRGLAAYPARGGKVAAATPGTEAAFHAAMQGRPAFPPSRAAAAAGYGVAQGSSECRGAEAFPKLAPPSAVSRSPTTHPAASGTPGYSPYGSYGTGQSVAPASVFPPGKQYPSAQDCPNSKDCSFAYGSGSSLPSSPSSAHSAGYAPPTAGPSLPLGKAAFFNSAEQGGQFSSAAHTPLRCDSRASTVSPGGYMVPKGSASFQPSPENCRQFPSAAPWAFRQGYGGLDWSSEAFSQLYNPGFECHLNEPNVILDISNYTPQKAKQQTVSETFSESSSDSTQFNQPASYRRANSEASSSEGQSSLSSLEKLMMDWNEASSAPGYNWNQSVLFQSNSKPGRGRRKKVDMFDTSHLNFSSSSSSSSVYPSKRSTGPRQPRGSRGACASKKERGTGKTKFPTKSQAVNPLFQESTDLGLDYYSGDSSMSPLPSQSRGFGVGERDPCDYAGPYSMNPSTPSDGTFVQGFQSDSPGLGQPDLESKHFPALPHQLAAPGQQTVFEASLQKAFSPNCSPTLAFKEDLRAGNIRKLPACDSLKHSMQGGALPHAPHLACRDLPMPQPHYDSPSCKNPPYWYSPNASTRSPSYDGKAGASMLVDFMGRTDPSCLNPHLSSPSGTHPSKGEKEPLEMSRAHHRGPYACPLINDLNISPVPRDSMLQLQDNYRYPSFAPQGHPVMAPTQKSGFLGPMVEQQHPEDTFTVTSL; the protein is encoded by the exons ATGGGAGCTCGGTCGCCTGCCAGCCCGTCGCACTGGAGAACGGTGCCAGCCCGCCAGCCGAGTGGTTCCCGCGCGCCCAGGGCTCAGGCCCCCGCCAGCCTGGCAGCGACGGCGACGGCAGGAGCTTCAGAGTGAACCTGCACTGCAAGCACCCGCGGCCCAG AGAGCTCAAGTGCAatagcaggagcagcagcaaagcagagg GTCCCGGTCTCACCTTCCCTGACCCCCATGTCAGCAACTGCTCGGCCAAGCGGCACGCGGGGGAGGAGGAGGTCAGGATGCGCGTGAAGCCCCCGGGCCCAGTGGTAACGACCAGCGTTGTGCGTGGCTCACCCGACTACGTCCGAGAGCCCAAGTTCTACCCACCGGGACACCCGGTGCAGCGGCCCCCGGCCTGCCCTGCGGAAAAGGCCTTATCCTGCAGCGTGCTGAGCTTCCCTGAGGGCTCGTGCCCCACGCTCAGCCGGGAGCACCAGGCAGGCTCGCTGCTGCACGGCGACCCGGCCGACCGGTGCCAGAGCTTGCACGGGGGCACCAAGGCAGCAGAGGACTTGCTGGGCTGTGCCGGCGAGCCCCGGATCCTGGGGGGGAGCGCGGAGGAGGCAGCCGCCTGTGATCGGGCGCCTAAAACCTTCCCCAACGCGACGCTGGCCTCGGGCCGCTGCAACATCGACAGCATCCTCGCCTTGCTCCGGAGCAAGTGCGGCAACGGGCACATCAACCTCCACCCCGTGGTGCAGCTCATCGACATCATGAAGGACCTCAACCGCCTCTCCGAGGACCTCAAGAGCAGCGGGGTGCACTTGGACTGCGGCAGTCTCCGCGGTGGTGGCGGCGGTGGCCACGAGGACAGCCGCCTCCTGCCCGCCGACCGTGACCTCCAGTACAGCTTCTTCTCCTCGCCCTCCCTGGCCAACAGCATCCGCAGCCCTGAGGAGCGGGGAGTGCTCTGCAAAACCGAGCCTTCGCGGCACCCACGGCCCCCGGCCCGTGATGGAGAAGCTGATGGCGGTGGGGGGagtgccccacagccccccggCCACAgcgggggtgtgggggggagcTCCAAAGCGCCGGCAGAGGAAGCCGGTTGCTCCCAGCCTGATGCCGGTGATTACTCGGACCTGGCCGAGGCGGACATCCTTAACGAACTGGCCTCCCTGGCGTGCCCAGGGACACAGCTGCTGGAGTCGCAGGCGATGGAGCCGCAGCCCCAGTTGCTGCCAGCCCAAGAGCTGGACTCCCAGTCCCGGCTGCTGGATTCCCAGTCCCTCGAGTCGCAGCCTCAGCTGCTCGATTCGCAGAGCCTGGAGCCGCTGCCGGAGTCGCTGGAGCTGCAAAACCTGGAGCCATTGGGGTTGCAGTCGCTGGAGCCGCTCTCTGAGTCACTGGAGCTGCAGTCGCTGGAGCCCCTGTCCGAGTCGCTGGAGCTGCAGTCACTGGAGCCGTTGGCAGAGCCGCTGGGGCTGCAGACGCTGGAGCCACTGCCCGGGGCGCTGGAGcccccactgctgcctgccGAGCCCTCGCTGCTGGAGCCGCAGACGCTGGGGCCCGTGTCGGAGCTGCTGGAGGCGCAGCCGGGTGCCGGGGACCCGCTGCGGCCCCACGGGCTGCAGCCCCGGCTAGGGGGGTGTCCCCTGGGCAGCGTGGTGAAGCGGGGCCCctgcgggggccggggggccgggcgGTGTGGCGAGGACCACCGCAAGTATGCCCTGCGCCGGACAGACAAGCCAAAGATGCTGTGCCGCCGGAGGAGGGCAGGGCGAGGGCGCCGGGCGGACGTCACCCCCGAGAGCCGCGTCTTGTCCCCCCTCGCCCTGCCCGCCGAGGTGCCTCCTGGGCCCGAGGAGCCCAGCACACCGCTGCTGGCCCCCCCACCAccgccccccagcaccctggacCCCGACGAGGTACCCAAGCCCCCTGCGACGGGGAAGAAGAGCAAGTGCCGGGGGGTGAGGAAGATGGTGGTGAAGATGGCCAAGATCCCTGTGTCCCTGGGGAGGAGGAACAAGACCACCTACAAGGTGTCATCGCTCAGCAGCAACCTGAACCTGGAGGGCAAGGAGCTGGCGGCCAGCAGCTCCATGGAGCCCACGCCGCTGCTCAAGATGAAGAACAACGGGCGCAACGTGGTGGTGGTCTTCCCCCCCGGCGAGATGCCCATCATTCTGAAGCGTAAGCGAGGCCGGCCTCCCAAGAACCTGCTGCTGGGCCAAGCCAAGCCCAAGGAGCCCACCCCGGAggtgaagaagaggaggaggaggaagcagaagctGGCCTCGCCCCAGCCCTCCTACATCGCCGACACCAACGACAGCAAGGCCGACTACTCGGATGTGCTGGCCAAGCTGGCCTTCCTCAACCGGCAGAGCCAGTCCTCGGGGCGCTGCTCGCCA CCCCGCTGCTGGACCCCCAGTGAGCCCGAGTCCATCCACCAAGCCCCCGACACCCAGAGCATCTCCCACTTCTTGCACCGCGTCCAGGGCTTCCGCCGGCGCGGTGGCAAGGCAGGGGGCTtcggcgggcgcgggggggggcacgccgcccgcgccgcccgTTGCTCCTTCAGCGATTTCTTCGAGGGCATcgggaagaagaagaaagcccCTGCCGCCCTCCACGCTGACCCCGTGCACCCGCGCAAGCGGGGCCGGCCGGAGCCCGACCCCGTGGGCAAACCCAAGCGAAAGCGACGGGCCCGCAAGAACGGGGCGCTCTTCCCCGAGCCCAACCCTGGGCAGAGCTTCGGCGACAGCGCTGCTGAGTGGGCTGGTGGGGAGAAGGGCAGCCCCTGGGCCCCCCACCATGGCCACCCTGGTGGCCAGGCCGGCCGCAATGGTGGCTACCAAGGGGCCGAGGCGAGACCTTTCCACGCCGCAGGGCTGGAGTCGGGCTCCTCCAGCCGGGCCAACTTCTACGCCGGGAGCGCGCCGTCCTCGCAGACGGAGGCTGGCCTGGAGAGGCACAGCCTCTTCACCGGCTACTTTCGCTCCTTGCTGGACTCGGACGACTCCTCCGACCTGCTGGACTTCGCCCTCTCAGCCTCCCGCTCCGAGTCCCGCAAGTCGGCGGCCGCCTACACGGCCCCTCCGGCCGCCCTGCCGGGCCAGCGTGGCCTGGCCGCCTACCCGGCCCGGGGTGGCAAGGTGGCGGCGGCAACCCCCGGCACCGAGGCCGCCTTCCATGCGGCGATGCAGGGCCGGCCCGCCTTCCCACCCAGCCgtgccgccgccgctgctggCTACGGGGTGGCCCAAGGGTCCTCGGAGTGCCGGGGGGCCGAGGCTTTCCCCAAGCTGGCGCCGCCCTCGGCTGTCTCCCGGTCGCCCACGACTCACCCGGCGGCCAGCGGCACCCCCGGCTACTCCCCGTACGGCAGCTACGGCACCGGGCAGAGCGTGGCACCCGCCAGCGTCTTCCCACCGGGGAAGCAGTACCCGTCGGCCCAGGACTGCCCCAACAGCAAGGACTGCAGCTTCGCCTATGGCAGCGGCAGCAGCCTCCCGTCCTCCCCCAGCAGCGCCCACAGCGCCGGCTACGCGCCGCCGACGGCCGGCCCCAGCCTGCCACTGGGCAAAGCCGCCTTCTTCAACAGCGCCGAGCAAGGCGGGCAGTTCTCCAGCGCGGCGCACACCCCCTTGCGCTGCGATAGCCGCGCCAGCACCGTCTCGCCCGGCGGCTACATGGTGCCCAAGGGTTCGGCCTCCTTCCAGCCCTCGCCCGAAAATTGCCGGCAGTTCCCCAGCGCCGCACCGTGGGCTTTCCGGCAAGGCTATGGTGGGTTGGACTGGAGCTCGGAGGCCTTCAGCCAGCTGTACAACCCGGGCTTCGAGTGCCACCTCAACGAGCCCAACGTCATCCTGGACATCTCCAACTACACCCCACAGAAAGCCAAGCAGCAGACGGTCTCGGAGACCTTCTCTGAATCCTCCTCTGACAGCACCCAGTTCAACCAGCCGGCCAGCTACCGGCGCGCCAACAGCGAGGCCTCCTCCAGCGAGGGCCAGTCCAGTctctccagcctggagaagctgATGATGGACTGGAATGAGGCGTCTTCCGCCCCGGGCTACAACTGGAACCAGAGCGTCCTCTTCCAGAGCAACTCCAAGCCCGGTCGAGGCCGACGGAAGAAGGTGGACATGTTCGACACCTCTCACCTGaacttctcctcctcttcttcctcttcctccgTGTATCCCTCCAAGAGGAGCACGGGACCCCGCCAGCCCCGGGGTTCCCGGGGGGCTTGTGCCTCCAAGAAGGAGAGGGGGACGGGCAAGACCAAGTTCCCCACCAAGTCGCAGGCGGTCAACCCCCTCTTCCAGGAGAGCACAGACCTGGGCTTGGACTACTACAGCGGGGACAGCAGCAtgtcccctctgccctcccagtCCCGGGGCTTCGGGGTGGGCGAGCGGGACCCCTGCGACTACGCCGGCCCCTACTCCATGAACCCCTCCACCCCCTCAGACGGGACCTTCGTCCAGGGTTTTCAGAGCGACTCCCCCGGCTTGGGGCAGCCGGATTTGGAGAGCAAGCActtccctgccctcccgcaCCAGCTGGCAGCCCCCGGGCAGCAGACTGTCTTCGAGGCCAGCTTGCAGAAAGCCTTCTCGCCCAACTGCTCCCCAACCTTGGCCTTCAAGGAGGACCTACGGGCAGGCAATATCCGTAAGCTGCCTGCCTGCGACTCGCTCAAACACAGCATGCAGGGGGGGGCCCTGCCACACGCCCCCCACCTGGCTTGCCGCGATCTCCCCATGCCTCAACCGCACTACGACTCCCCCAGCTGCAAAAACCCCCCGTACTGGTATTCCCCCAATGCCAGCACCCGTAGCCCCTCGTACGACGGCAAAGCGGGGGCCAGTATGCTGGTAGACTTCATGGGCAGGACGGACCCCTCGTGTCTCAACCCCCACTTGAGCAGCCCAAGCGGCACCCACCCCTCCAAGGGCGAGAAGGAGCCCTTGGAGATGTCCCGGGCTCACCACCGAGGACCCTACGCTTGTCCCTTGATCAATGACTTGAACATCTCCCCCGTACCGAGAGACTcaatgctgcagctgcaggacaaCTACAGGTACCCCAGTTTTGCACCCCAAGGGCACCCCGTCATGGCCCCCACCCAGAAGAGCGGGTTTTTGGGACCCATGGTAGAGCAACAACACCCCGAGGACACTTTTACGGTCACCTCATTGTAG